The proteins below are encoded in one region of Flavobacterium sp. IMCC34852:
- a CDS encoding DUF6095 family protein has translation MSVNKQLLDKGIKLMLYALPLMFIGPSVIYNAFINKQNVWHWLVLAVGLFLSGLAVYFMFKGIKTLTDALFDHDRK, from the coding sequence ATGTCTGTTAATAAGCAACTTCTCGACAAAGGAATCAAATTGATGCTTTACGCTTTACCTTTGATGTTTATTGGGCCGAGTGTGATTTACAATGCCTTTATCAACAAGCAAAATGTTTGGCATTGGCTGGTTTTGGCGGTCGGACTTTTTTTGAGCGGATTGGCCGTATATTTTATGTTTAAAGGAATAAAAACCTTAACTGATGCGCTTTTTGACCATGATAGAAAATAA
- a CDS encoding DUF1572 family protein, whose amino-acid sequence MRFLTMIENNYLASIQKQFLYYKTIAEKAIDQLEPEQLFATVNEDTNSIAMIIQHLAGNMLSRFTDFLTSDGEKEWRNRDREFEELISNKTELMALWQKGWDCFFNAINALTPEQLANIVYIRNEGHTVVEAVNRQLAHYPYHIGQIVFYAKMLKSTEWNSLSIPKNKSNAYNADKFAQDKSIKNFTDDELNRLK is encoded by the coding sequence ATGCGCTTTTTGACCATGATAGAAAATAATTATTTAGCAAGCATACAAAAGCAATTTTTGTATTACAAAACGATAGCAGAAAAAGCCATTGACCAACTCGAACCGGAGCAATTGTTTGCTACAGTAAATGAAGATACCAATTCGATTGCGATGATTATCCAACATTTGGCCGGCAATATGCTCTCGCGCTTTACAGATTTTCTTACCAGCGATGGCGAAAAAGAATGGAGAAACCGTGACCGTGAATTTGAAGAATTGATTTCTAATAAAACAGAATTGATGGCTTTGTGGCAAAAAGGTTGGGATTGTTTTTTCAACGCTATCAATGCTTTGACACCTGAACAATTAGCAAACATTGTTTATATTCGAAACGAAGGACATACCGTAGTGGAAGCTGTTAATCGTCAATTGGCCCATTATCCGTATCACATTGGGCAAATTGTATTTTATGCCAAAATGCTCAAAAGCACCGAATGGAATTCGCTCTCCATTCCTAAAAATAAATCTAACGCTTATAATGCCGACAAATTTGCTCAAGACAAAAGTATCAAGAACTTTACGGATGACGAATTGAATCGATTAAAGTAA
- a CDS encoding DNA topoisomerase IV, whose protein sequence is MKKTTLLLLVLTLASCSQKERKCEDFKTGTFEFTQEINGKKHTSTFTRTETLQIETFNGKTDTASVRWVNDCEFVLQKLHPKTMNEKKAISMTILATDENSYTFDYSFVGDAKKQRGTVTKIK, encoded by the coding sequence ATGAAAAAAACAACACTACTCCTACTCGTTTTAACCTTAGCCTCCTGCTCGCAAAAGGAACGCAAGTGTGAAGATTTTAAGACCGGTACTTTTGAATTTACACAAGAGATTAATGGCAAAAAACACACTTCAACCTTTACCAGGACGGAAACATTGCAAATTGAAACTTTTAATGGGAAAACCGACACGGCTTCGGTGCGTTGGGTAAACGACTGCGAATTCGTACTGCAAAAATTGCATCCCAAAACGATGAACGAAAAAAAAGCCATCAGCATGACTATTTTGGCTACTGACGAGAATAGTTATACTTTTGACTACTCTTTTGTAGGCGATGCCAAAAAACAACGCGGCACTGTAACAAAAATAAAATAA
- a CDS encoding TerC family protein: MEVFLNPDAWIALLTLTFLEIVLGIDNIIFISIVTGKLPVEKRKKATQIGLFLAMFMRIGLLFGITLLIAMKKPLFSFDWGWFSANFTGQALILLLGGIFLIYKSTKEIHEKVDHKGEEEKDLKTSAAKSFSNVIVQILLIDLIFSVDSILTAVGMTNGVEGALTIMVTAVVISVGVMMLFAVPVGNFVNANPSIQVLGLAFLILIGFMLITESMHLSEASLAGQHVGTVPKGYLYFAIAFSLAVEFINMKMRKKKY, encoded by the coding sequence ATGGAAGTATTTTTAAATCCCGATGCTTGGATAGCGCTTTTAACTTTAACCTTTTTAGAAATTGTTTTAGGAATCGACAACATTATTTTTATCTCTATCGTTACCGGAAAATTACCGGTTGAAAAACGCAAGAAAGCTACTCAAATTGGTTTGTTCTTGGCCATGTTTATGCGTATCGGTTTACTGTTTGGAATTACGCTCTTGATTGCTATGAAAAAACCGCTTTTTAGTTTTGATTGGGGTTGGTTTAGCGCCAATTTCACCGGTCAAGCTTTAATTTTATTGCTTGGTGGTATTTTCCTAATTTACAAAAGCACCAAAGAAATTCACGAAAAAGTGGATCATAAAGGCGAAGAAGAAAAAGATTTAAAAACTTCGGCCGCCAAATCATTCAGCAATGTGATTGTACAAATTCTTTTAATCGATTTAATTTTCTCTGTGGATAGTATTTTAACCGCTGTCGGAATGACTAATGGTGTCGAAGGTGCGTTAACGATTATGGTTACAGCTGTTGTGATTTCTGTAGGCGTGATGATGCTATTTGCCGTTCCGGTTGGGAATTTTGTGAATGCCAATCCGTCAATACAGGTATTAGGGTTAGCGTTTTTAATTCTAATCGGATTTATGTTGATTACCGAAAGTATGCACTTGTCTGAAGCTTCATTGGCAGGACAACACGTTGGAACAGTACCCAAAGGCTATTTGTATTTTGCCATTGCCTTCTCGTTGGCCGTAGAATTCATCAATATGAAAATGCGCAAAAAGAAGTATTAA
- a CDS encoding ATP-binding protein, with translation MDNSTVNSLIEALKFSPDNLPLRFHLADTLLKLKRFDEAENQFIELVRLSASIQYKFGLAQVYFAKKEYSKSIVILEDILDQEEHFDSLLLFAKILIEENSIVKAQKVYQRALQLNPSYKDDFLDGQLRLTHDVYDLDEDQDESESERAQMISNHFLQSSDINFNDVGGMEEIKKEIDLKIIKPLVHEELYKSYGKKIGGGILLYGPPGCGKTFIAKATAGQIQSKFFTVGLNDILDMWIGNSEKNLHSIFEIARQNKPCVLFFDEIDALGASRSDMRQSSSRHLINQFLLELDGMNSDNEGILVIGATNTPWNLDTAFRRPGRFDRIIFIPPPDEGAKQTILEIKLQGKPIENIDYKALSKKLDNYSGADIEAIIDLAIEAKLEQSFIDGIPKPLTTKDLANAIDKHKPSTQEWFTTAKNYALYANDTGLYNDILKYLKIKK, from the coding sequence ATGGATAATTCTACCGTTAACAGTCTGATTGAGGCTTTAAAATTTTCTCCTGATAATTTGCCTCTGAGATTTCACTTGGCAGACACTTTACTAAAACTCAAACGATTCGATGAAGCGGAAAATCAATTCATTGAATTGGTCAGACTATCTGCTTCTATTCAATACAAGTTCGGATTGGCACAAGTTTATTTTGCCAAAAAAGAATATTCAAAATCCATCGTAATACTTGAAGACATTTTGGATCAGGAAGAACATTTTGATTCTTTACTTTTATTTGCCAAAATATTGATTGAAGAAAATTCGATTGTCAAAGCCCAGAAGGTTTACCAACGAGCTTTGCAACTCAATCCAAGCTATAAGGATGATTTTTTAGACGGACAATTGCGATTGACTCATGATGTTTATGATCTTGACGAGGATCAAGATGAATCTGAATCTGAAAGAGCACAGATGATTTCAAATCATTTTTTGCAGTCATCCGATATCAATTTCAACGATGTTGGCGGCATGGAAGAAATCAAAAAGGAAATCGATTTAAAAATCATCAAACCTTTAGTACACGAAGAATTGTATAAGTCTTACGGCAAAAAAATCGGTGGTGGTATTTTACTTTACGGACCGCCGGGTTGTGGCAAAACATTTATTGCCAAAGCCACAGCCGGTCAAATCCAATCCAAATTTTTTACCGTTGGGTTAAATGATATTCTCGACATGTGGATAGGTAACAGTGAAAAAAACCTTCACAGTATTTTTGAAATTGCGCGACAGAACAAACCTTGTGTATTGTTTTTTGATGAAATCGATGCCTTAGGCGCCAGCAGAAGCGACATGCGGCAATCTTCTTCGCGACATTTAATTAATCAGTTTTTATTGGAATTAGACGGAATGAATAGTGACAATGAAGGTATATTGGTCATTGGTGCCACAAATACACCATGGAATTTAGATACCGCTTTCAGACGTCCGGGAAGATTTGACCGAATCATTTTTATTCCGCCACCCGATGAAGGTGCAAAACAAACGATATTGGAGATAAAACTTCAGGGTAAACCAATTGAAAACATTGATTATAAAGCGTTATCTAAAAAACTCGACAATTATTCCGGAGCCGATATTGAGGCCATTATCGACTTGGCTATTGAGGCTAAATTAGAGCAATCATTTATAGACGGCATTCCGAAACCACTAACGACTAAAGATTTGGCAAATGCCATTGACAAGCACAAACCCAGTACACAAGAATGGTTTACTACGGCCAAAAATTACGCACTATATGCCAACGATACCGGATTATACAACGATATATTAAAATATTTAAAAATCAAAAAATAG